In Pirellula sp. SH-Sr6A, the DNA window ATGGTCGATGAAGACTGAAACCCCATTTCTTGAACAAGGCTGATTGCAGATGTCTTTGGAATCCGATCGCGATGCGATTCTCTCTCGTACCCAACAACTATTGGTCGCTATCACCGCCGGGGATTGGGATGCTTACGCGGAAATCTGCGACCCGACCCTTACATGCTTTGAACCAGAAGCCCTCGGCAATCTCGTCGACGGATTGGATTTCCACCGCTATTACTTCAATCTTCCCGGTGGAGGCGCACCGAGCGCCGTCCAGTCCACCATGATCGGTCCTCATATTCGAATCATCGGCGACGTAGGGATCATCGCTTACGTGCGTTTGACGCAAAAGTTGGTCGACGGGAAACCGGTAACGACTGCGATGGAAGAGACTCGCGTTTGGCATCGTCAGAACGGCAAATGGAAGCACGTGCATTTCCATCGTTCCCCCGCATAAGGGGCTTGTACTATGACTCCCACCGGGTTCCTTCGCGTCACGACCGCTTCGGCTATCACCAGCGTGGGAAACCCGCACGCAAATCGGATTTGCCTTCAGCGAGGGCTTGAACGTTTCACCGATTCGGACATCGTGCTCTTCGGTGAACTTTGCCTCAGTGGCTACACCTGTGGAGAATTGTTTCGACAATCCCATCT includes these proteins:
- a CDS encoding DUF4440 domain-containing protein — protein: MSLESDRDAILSRTQQLLVAITAGDWDAYAEICDPTLTCFEPEALGNLVDGLDFHRYYFNLPGGGAPSAVQSTMIGPHIRIIGDVGIIAYVRLTQKLVDGKPVTTAMEETRVWHRQNGKWKHVHFHRSPA